Proteins from a genomic interval of Cognatishimia sp. WU-CL00825:
- a CDS encoding tripartite tricarboxylate transporter TctB family protein — MALDRWIAFVILIICIAYGYAAYFTMDGLLPPIMQRSPIWPSSFPKVLCVGGILMSLAILFNLEKVPPKDDAADINLARLGEYKVGQAVVLLSLMVAYALLLRPLGFLASTFLFLSVGSYILGERRFVTMAIVSAIAAGSVWYLVDSVLGIFLRPLPQFLFGG; from the coding sequence ATGGCGCTCGATCGCTGGATAGCCTTTGTCATTCTCATAATTTGCATCGCCTACGGATATGCCGCTTATTTTACGATGGACGGTCTATTACCACCCATCATGCAACGCAGCCCGATTTGGCCATCAAGCTTTCCAAAAGTGCTGTGCGTCGGCGGTATTCTAATGTCGCTTGCCATCTTGTTTAATCTGGAAAAAGTACCACCAAAAGATGACGCCGCAGATATCAATCTCGCGCGTTTGGGCGAATACAAGGTCGGCCAAGCTGTCGTTCTGTTGTCTTTGATGGTGGCCTATGCGCTTTTGCTCAGACCGCTTGGGTTTCTGGCATCAACATTCCTGTTTCTGTCAGTCGGCAGTTACATTCTAGGCGAACGCCGGTTTGTCACCATGGCCATCGTGTCTGCCATTGCAGCCGGCAGCGTCTGGTATTTGGTTGATTCCGTTCTAGGCATTTTCCTGCGTCCCCTTCCTCAATTCCTGTTCGGAGGCTGA
- a CDS encoding tripartite tricarboxylate transporter substrate-binding protein: MTKLNLTRRVMMAAAAATIGLGAPAMAGGHQVVDSLHFLIPGGAGGGWDGTARGTGEALTKAGLVGSASYENMSGGGGGKAIGYLIENADSQHGTLMVNSTPIVIRSLTGVFPQSFRDLTLVAGTIGDYAALVVAADSDIQDVNGLISAFNANPAKTAVGGGSVPGGMDHLVAAMVFQAAGADPVQMKYVPYDGGGATMAGLLSGEVQAVSTGFSEAVELAKAGEVRIIGVTSDERVDAYADAPTMVEQGNDTTFVNWRGFFAAPGLPADKLAMYQDAIAKVYDTPEWETVRSRNGWVNIHNNGDDFRSFLENQEQVIGDLMRKLGFL, translated from the coding sequence ATGACAAAACTTAACCTTACACGTCGTGTAATGATGGCAGCAGCCGCTGCAACCATCGGCCTGGGCGCACCAGCGATGGCTGGTGGGCATCAGGTTGTCGACAGCCTGCACTTTCTCATTCCAGGTGGTGCTGGTGGCGGTTGGGACGGCACAGCACGCGGTACAGGCGAAGCCCTGACCAAAGCGGGCCTCGTCGGATCTGCGTCTTATGAAAACATGTCAGGCGGCGGCGGCGGTAAAGCCATCGGCTATCTGATCGAAAACGCCGACAGCCAGCACGGCACTTTAATGGTGAACTCGACGCCAATCGTGATCCGGTCCTTGACCGGCGTATTCCCACAGTCCTTCCGTGACCTGACCTTGGTTGCAGGCACCATCGGTGACTATGCTGCGCTGGTTGTTGCGGCAGACAGCGACATTCAGGACGTGAATGGCCTGATCTCTGCATTCAATGCCAACCCAGCAAAAACTGCTGTTGGTGGCGGTTCTGTTCCAGGCGGCATGGACCACCTGGTTGCAGCGATGGTGTTCCAAGCAGCAGGCGCAGACCCGGTGCAAATGAAATACGTGCCATACGACGGTGGCGGCGCAACGATGGCTGGCCTTCTGTCTGGTGAAGTCCAAGCGGTTTCCACAGGCTTCTCCGAAGCTGTCGAGCTGGCAAAAGCAGGCGAAGTACGCATCATCGGTGTCACATCTGACGAACGCGTTGACGCCTATGCAGATGCGCCAACTATGGTCGAGCAAGGCAATGACACAACCTTCGTCAACTGGCGTGGTTTCTTTGCAGCACCAGGTCTGCCAGCAGACAAACTTGCAATGTACCAAGATGCCATCGCCAAAGTGTATGACACACCGGAATGGGAAACTGTGCGCTCACGCAACGGTTGGGTGAACATCCACAACAACGGCGATGACTTCCGCAGCTTTTTGGAAAACCAAGAACAGGTCATCGGCGACCTGATGCGCAAACTCGGCTTCCTATAA
- the rraA gene encoding ribonuclease E activity regulator RraA, producing MSEPVTYTTADLWDANSKKLRRVTSNFLDFGGNSHFHGPIRTVVTMEDTRLAQSLFRTDGCGAVIVLDGGASSNTALLGDINAKILQENNWAGIVINGVVRDSAVLETLAIGIKALGTSPLRSGKTGIGAIDVPVAFGNVLLEPGQHIYCDPDGVLVSAQALPVPPVSTPNTYEPNT from the coding sequence ATGTCGGAACCCGTTACCTATACTACCGCCGATCTGTGGGATGCCAACTCAAAAAAACTGCGTCGGGTCACATCAAATTTCTTGGACTTTGGTGGCAATTCCCACTTTCACGGGCCCATCCGCACCGTCGTTACAATGGAAGACACGCGCCTTGCGCAAAGCCTGTTTCGAACCGATGGTTGCGGCGCGGTGATTGTCCTTGATGGCGGCGCATCCAGCAACACCGCCCTGCTGGGTGATATAAACGCAAAGATCCTACAAGAAAACAATTGGGCCGGCATTGTGATCAATGGCGTCGTGCGCGACTCTGCTGTCCTAGAGACACTGGCGATTGGGATCAAAGCGCTTGGCACCAGCCCGCTGCGCAGTGGAAAAACCGGAATTGGCGCAATCGATGTCCCCGTCGCTTTTGGCAACGTGCTCTTGGAGCCCGGGCAACACATTTATTGCGATCCAGACGGTGTACTTGTCAGCGCTCAGGCCTTGCCTGTTCCGCCTGTCAGCACACCAAACACCTACGAACCAAATACCTAA
- a CDS encoding response regulator transcription factor, which yields MRFLLVEDNEGLAKAVLDRLRLDGHVVDHAADISLAEDFSATADYDLILLDIMLPDGDGRNFLKAHRARKDETPVIVLTARSEVSDRVGVLDLGADDYLTKPFDFSELEARCRAVLRRRGGSASNVQRFGGLAFDSLAGTVSVSGETVTLRNRELRLLEIFMSSPDRIFSKAKLVDRLFAYDEDVSENAIEVYVGRLRKHLAGSEVEIATVRGLGYRMSLI from the coding sequence ATGCGATTTTTGTTGGTTGAGGATAACGAAGGCCTGGCTAAAGCGGTTTTGGATCGCTTGCGGCTGGACGGGCATGTTGTGGATCATGCGGCGGATATTTCTTTGGCAGAAGATTTCTCAGCTACGGCTGATTACGACTTGATATTATTGGATATTATGCTGCCGGATGGGGATGGTAGGAACTTTTTGAAAGCCCATCGTGCACGCAAAGATGAGACGCCAGTCATCGTGTTGACGGCGCGTTCAGAGGTGTCTGATCGGGTTGGTGTTTTGGACCTTGGCGCGGATGACTATTTGACCAAACCATTTGATTTTTCCGAGCTTGAAGCCCGGTGTCGCGCGGTGTTGAGACGCCGTGGGGGCAGCGCATCAAATGTCCAACGATTCGGCGGACTTGCATTTGATTCGCTTGCTGGAACGGTTTCTGTGTCGGGAGAAACAGTCACATTGCGCAACCGTGAGTTGCGGCTGTTGGAGATTTTCATGTCATCGCCCGACAGGATTTTTTCTAAGGCAAAGCTGGTTGATCGCCTGTTTGCCTATGACGAAGACGTCTCTGAGAATGCAATCGAAGTCTATGTTGGACGCCTGCGCAAACATCTTGCAGGTTCAGAGGTAGAAATAGCGACGGTGCGCGGATTGGGCTATCGGATGAGCCTGATATGA
- a CDS encoding sensor histidine kinase — MSDAPQSTGSIRRRLTLQLMIGALVLAVLLYLVVLNVARDLAERSQDNILFASATAILESVAVQEDEIVADIPYGALSMLGNVSDDRVFYKIATGATVLTGYGDLPAVAGDRDQAAGYVTAMYKGESVRVIEVSRRLSLSSGSVHVAVSVAQTRNGQAETITRMSRVALSSGAGFFFVAAVLAVITAQSSIRPLNRLAGSVSRRGPKDMRAVVGPVPSEMVPLVKSLNRFMSRLKVSLARSEDFIAEAAHRVRTPLATVRTQAEVVLRRVERDENRQSLREMIRAIDESSRAAGQLLDHAMVTYRTDHLERETIDMADLATELVARLTPVAELKDIHMQVEVLEKSYFSGDAILIQNAVRNVLDNAIKYSPGDREITVRVGLSSAETFIQVEDQAGGFPDVVQEELTGRFARGSNSVGTVGSGLGLTIAKEVTEAHGGRLELRNLDNGDGACVTLYFP; from the coding sequence ATGAGTGATGCCCCACAATCCACCGGATCCATTCGCAGGCGATTGACGTTGCAGCTGATGATTGGGGCCTTGGTGCTTGCGGTTTTGCTGTATCTTGTTGTTCTGAACGTTGCTCGTGATCTGGCCGAGCGGTCGCAGGACAATATTTTGTTTGCTTCGGCCACAGCGATCCTTGAGTCGGTCGCGGTCCAAGAGGATGAAATCGTGGCCGATATTCCCTATGGGGCTTTGTCAATGTTGGGCAATGTCAGCGATGACCGGGTATTTTACAAAATCGCAACGGGGGCAACGGTGCTGACCGGTTATGGTGATTTACCAGCTGTTGCGGGCGATCGGGATCAAGCTGCAGGCTATGTAACAGCGATGTATAAAGGTGAAAGTGTGCGGGTCATCGAAGTGTCGCGCAGACTGTCCCTGAGCAGTGGCAGTGTGCACGTGGCTGTGTCCGTGGCTCAAACCCGAAACGGACAGGCCGAGACCATCACGCGCATGAGCCGCGTGGCTTTGTCGTCTGGCGCAGGTTTCTTTTTTGTCGCTGCGGTCTTGGCTGTGATCACTGCACAATCCAGCATTCGTCCTTTGAACCGGCTTGCCGGCTCGGTCTCACGCCGGGGCCCGAAAGATATGCGTGCGGTTGTGGGGCCAGTGCCAAGTGAGATGGTGCCGCTGGTGAAGTCGCTGAACCGTTTTATGTCGCGCCTGAAAGTGTCGCTGGCGCGGTCGGAAGATTTTATCGCTGAGGCGGCGCATCGTGTGCGAACGCCCCTGGCCACTGTACGCACTCAGGCTGAAGTGGTCTTGCGGCGGGTCGAACGCGATGAGAATCGGCAAAGCCTGCGTGAAATGATCCGTGCGATCGATGAAAGTTCACGGGCCGCGGGGCAATTGCTGGACCATGCCATGGTGACATATCGCACCGATCATCTGGAACGCGAAACCATTGATATGGCTGATCTGGCCACGGAACTTGTGGCGAGATTGACGCCGGTTGCGGAATTAAAGGACATTCATATGCAGGTCGAAGTTCTTGAAAAATCTTATTTTTCAGGGGATGCGATCTTGATCCAGAATGCGGTCAGAAATGTACTGGATAACGCCATCAAATATTCACCCGGTGATCGGGAAATCACTGTTCGCGTAGGCCTTAGTAGCGCCGAAACCTTTATTCAGGTCGAGGATCAGGCGGGCGGGTTTCCTGACGTGGTGCAAGAAGAATTAACAGGACGGTTTGCGCGGGGCAGCAACTCTGTCGGCACCGTCGGATCAGGGCTGGGGCTGACAATCGCCAAGGAAGTGACCGAGGCGCATGGTGGGCGATTGGAATTGAGGAATTTGGACAATGGGGATGGCGCATGCGTAACTTTATACTTTCCTTGA
- a CDS encoding substrate-binding domain-containing protein produces MRNFILSLIIWAGASGAMGFEIEEHRRFGPENAAHELKIISTADVEILIPLMELFLRRHPDTVIDYTSVSSGALMQAIVTEEVAFDVALSSAMDLQIKLANDGFSREHRSDATDLVPTWGNWRNHVFAFSQEEASIVVSPQAFEGIEMPKDRQSLVTILRKYPERFEGRVATYDLTLSGTGYLFATQDARTTETFWRLMEVMGGLNAQLFCCSGVMIEAVSRGDIAVAYNVLGSYARARKDLEGSIQVIDPADFTNMMLRTGILLESVVAEELARDFLDHLLQSAWGAEDIAEYPFHKWHLETSEAAASMKPIRLGPGLLVFLDELKRKRFLKEWFNAVQQE; encoded by the coding sequence ATGCGTAACTTTATACTTTCCTTGATCATCTGGGCCGGTGCCAGCGGCGCGATGGGATTTGAGATCGAAGAACATCGCCGATTTGGTCCGGAAAACGCGGCGCATGAGTTGAAAATTATTTCGACAGCTGACGTCGAGATATTGATCCCACTGATGGAGCTTTTTCTGCGCCGCCACCCGGATACTGTTATCGATTATACGTCGGTGAGCAGTGGCGCGTTGATGCAGGCCATTGTGACCGAAGAAGTCGCTTTTGACGTAGCGCTGTCTTCGGCAATGGATTTGCAGATCAAATTAGCAAATGATGGCTTCAGTCGTGAACATCGGTCGGATGCGACAGATTTGGTTCCAACTTGGGGAAATTGGCGCAATCATGTTTTTGCTTTTTCCCAAGAGGAAGCGTCGATTGTGGTTTCGCCACAAGCCTTTGAAGGCATCGAGATGCCAAAAGACCGGCAAAGCCTGGTGACTATTTTGCGCAAATATCCTGAGCGCTTTGAGGGGCGGGTTGCGACCTATGATCTGACGCTGAGTGGAACGGGATATTTGTTTGCCACGCAGGATGCCCGGACCACAGAGACTTTTTGGCGATTGATGGAGGTTATGGGTGGACTGAATGCGCAGCTGTTTTGTTGCTCGGGCGTGATGATCGAAGCGGTGAGCCGCGGCGACATAGCCGTCGCTTATAATGTTTTGGGCAGCTATGCGCGGGCGCGTAAGGATCTAGAGGGTAGCATACAGGTGATCGACCCGGCGGATTTCACCAATATGATGTTGCGCACCGGGATTTTGCTGGAATCCGTGGTGGCCGAAGAGCTGGCGCGTGATTTTTTAGATCATTTGCTGCAAAGCGCTTGGGGCGCTGAAGATATTGCCGAATATCCCTTTCACAAGTGGCATTTGGAAACCTCAGAGGCTGCGGCTTCGATGAAGCCCATTCGGTTGGGTCCCGGTCTGTTGGTGTTTCTGGATGAGTTGAAGCGAAAACGGTTTTTGAAAGAGTGGTTTAATGCCGTTCAGCAAGAATAA
- a CDS encoding NADH:ubiquinone oxidoreductase subunit NDUFA12: MSILNSLLRAVTWWNGQTLNTQIYTWRKGEKVGEDDQGNSYFRNKDDSRRWVIYDGEAEASRIGADWHGWLHRTFNEVPSEKPLKHKVWEKPHQENLTGTVMAYAPAGSIRSGSPAERSDYEAWQPE; encoded by the coding sequence ATGAGCATTCTGAACTCTCTTTTGCGCGCTGTCACTTGGTGGAACGGGCAAACCCTAAACACGCAGATCTATACTTGGCGCAAGGGCGAAAAAGTCGGCGAAGACGATCAGGGCAATAGCTATTTTCGCAACAAAGATGATAGCCGTCGCTGGGTGATCTATGACGGTGAGGCCGAGGCCAGCCGGATTGGTGCTGATTGGCATGGTTGGTTGCATCGGACCTTTAACGAGGTGCCGTCGGAAAAGCCGCTTAAGCACAAAGTTTGGGAAAAACCGCATCAGGAAAACTTGACAGGAACCGTGATGGCCTATGCGCCAGCTGGGTCCATTCGTTCGGGTTCTCCGGCAGAGCGGTCCGACTATGAAGCTTGGCAGCCTGAATAA
- the mlaD gene encoding outer membrane lipid asymmetry maintenance protein MlaD, with protein sequence MSSQKTEIAVGGVVLAAALGFAVYMGQATGFAARTAGYELTASFRSIEGITVGTDVRLAGVKIGSVTDISLNPDTFRADAAISVQDNIILPDDSAIVIASEGLLGGNFVEVLPGGSPFNLEAGDEIEDTQGAVSLISLLLKFVSGSGEDK encoded by the coding sequence ATGTCTTCTCAGAAAACTGAAATCGCGGTTGGTGGCGTTGTGTTGGCGGCAGCGCTGGGGTTTGCCGTATATATGGGCCAGGCCACAGGGTTTGCAGCCCGCACTGCTGGCTATGAATTGACCGCGTCATTTAGATCTATCGAAGGCATTACTGTAGGCACTGACGTGCGTTTGGCTGGGGTTAAAATTGGTTCTGTGACCGATATTTCGCTGAACCCGGATACATTTCGGGCGGATGCGGCCATTTCGGTGCAAGACAACATCATTCTGCCTGACGACAGCGCCATTGTGATTGCATCCGAAGGCCTGTTGGGGGGTAACTTTGTTGAAGTTCTGCCCGGTGGCTCGCCGTTTAACCTAGAAGCAGGCGACGAAATCGAAGACACGCAGGGCGCGGTTAGTCTGATTTCGCTATTGCTGAAATTTGTGTCTGGCAGCGGTGAAGATAAATGA
- a CDS encoding DUF2155 domain-containing protein → MKRLGLAALALCGASAFAVAPGVSEAQEIIIEELDGLEDGISLRPPLIFEEITEEVRAVSGTGAVLRGLDKLSGQIADIELENGFSVSFGKLRIDLAECRHPEDNATGEAFAFLSIYDGNVAVDPLFQGWMIASSPALSAMDHARYDVWVLRCVTSAAEGNE, encoded by the coding sequence ATGAAGCGGCTTGGTCTGGCGGCATTAGCCCTATGCGGGGCCAGTGCGTTTGCTGTGGCCCCAGGTGTTTCAGAAGCCCAAGAGATTATCATCGAAGAATTGGACGGGCTTGAGGATGGCATCAGCCTAAGGCCGCCGCTGATATTTGAAGAAATCACCGAAGAAGTGCGCGCTGTGTCTGGCACCGGAGCCGTTTTGCGCGGCCTTGATAAGCTAAGTGGACAGATTGCTGATATCGAGCTGGAAAATGGCTTTAGTGTTTCCTTTGGAAAATTGCGCATAGATCTAGCAGAGTGCCGCCATCCAGAGGACAATGCGACCGGCGAAGCCTTTGCGTTTTTGTCGATATATGATGGCAATGTGGCGGTTGACCCGTTGTTTCAAGGCTGGATGATTGCCTCGTCGCCGGCGCTAAGCGCCATGGATCATGCGCGCTATGATGTTTGGGTTCTGCGTTGTGTGACCTCTGCCGCCGAAGGCAACGAATAA
- the aat gene encoding leucyl/phenylalanyl-tRNA--protein transferase, translating into MGDLTAEMLLRAYSMGIFPMSEHRDDPEIFWVDPKRRGVIPLDQFHISRSLARHIRRGAYQVSLNRAFADVVDGCADRLDTWINAEIRSLYIALHDLGQAHSVEIWQRDHLVGGVYGVTLGAAFFGESMFSREANASKTALAYLTTHLSNCGFTLFDTQFLTPHLQSLGAIEIPRATYQTLLENALERSAEITDYSLPSAAEVTQRRTQTS; encoded by the coding sequence ATGGGTGATCTCACCGCTGAAATGTTGTTGCGCGCCTATTCCATGGGGATCTTCCCCATGTCAGAACACCGCGATGACCCAGAAATATTTTGGGTTGATCCCAAACGCCGCGGTGTCATTCCGCTCGACCAATTTCACATCTCGCGCTCTTTGGCTCGCCATATTCGCCGCGGTGCCTACCAGGTCTCGCTTAACCGTGCCTTTGCCGATGTGGTTGATGGGTGCGCGGATCGACTCGACACTTGGATAAACGCGGAAATCCGCAGCCTTTACATTGCACTACACGATCTGGGGCAGGCGCATTCTGTTGAAATTTGGCAAAGAGATCATCTAGTTGGCGGCGTTTATGGCGTAACTCTTGGCGCTGCCTTCTTTGGTGAAAGCATGTTTTCGCGCGAAGCAAATGCCTCCAAAACCGCCCTGGCCTATCTGACAACCCACTTGTCAAATTGTGGTTTCACGCTGTTTGACACGCAATTTCTGACCCCACATCTGCAGTCCCTTGGGGCCATTGAAATCCCCAGAGCAACCTATCAAACACTGCTAGAGAATGCGCTAGAGCGTTCTGCGGAAATAACAGATTATTCGTTGCCTTCGGCGGCAGAGGTCACACAACGCAGAACCCAAACATCATAG
- the accC gene encoding acetyl-CoA carboxylase biotin carboxylase subunit, whose protein sequence is MFDKILIANRGEIALRVIRACREMGIKSVAVHSTADSDAMHVRMADEAICIGPASGTESYLNIASIIAACEVTGAQAIHPGYGFLSENAKFVQIVEDHDLTFIGPTADHIRIMGDKITAKETISALGVPCVPGSAGGVPSLAEAKRIGAEIGYPVIIKATAGGGGKGMKVAQTAADMESAFQTARAEGKSNFGNDEVYIEKYLTTPRHIEIQVFGDGKGNAVHLGERDCSLQRRHQKVFEEAPGPTITAEERAKIGKICADAVANINYIGAGTIEFLYENGEFYFIEMNTRLQVEHPVTESIFGVDLVREQIRVAEGLPMSFTQDDLEINGHSIEVRINAERLPNFAPCPGMITHFHAPGGLGVRMDSALYDGYSIPPYYDSLIGKLIVHGRDRQEALSRLNRALGELIVDGIDTTIPLFSQLLQEDDIHSGNYNIHWLEKWLEATYGA, encoded by the coding sequence ATGTTTGACAAAATCCTTATTGCCAACCGTGGCGAGATCGCACTTCGAGTGATCCGGGCTTGCCGCGAGATGGGCATCAAATCGGTCGCGGTGCACTCCACTGCCGACTCCGACGCGATGCATGTCCGCATGGCCGACGAAGCCATCTGCATTGGCCCCGCTTCAGGCACCGAAAGCTATTTGAATATTGCATCGATCATCGCTGCTTGCGAAGTCACCGGTGCGCAGGCCATTCATCCGGGCTACGGCTTTTTGTCTGAAAACGCCAAATTCGTACAGATCGTCGAAGACCACGACCTGACATTTATTGGCCCAACAGCGGATCATATCCGCATCATGGGCGATAAGATCACGGCAAAAGAAACCATCAGCGCGCTGGGTGTGCCCTGTGTGCCTGGCTCTGCTGGAGGTGTTCCCAGCCTAGCAGAAGCCAAGCGGATTGGCGCAGAAATCGGCTATCCGGTGATCATCAAGGCCACAGCGGGGGGCGGTGGCAAAGGCATGAAAGTGGCTCAGACGGCCGCCGACATGGAATCCGCTTTTCAAACCGCGCGCGCCGAAGGCAAATCCAACTTTGGCAACGATGAAGTCTATATCGAGAAGTATCTGACAACACCGCGCCACATCGAAATTCAGGTCTTTGGCGATGGCAAAGGCAATGCGGTGCATTTGGGCGAACGCGACTGTTCTTTGCAGCGGCGTCACCAAAAAGTCTTCGAAGAAGCACCTGGACCCACCATCACTGCAGAAGAACGCGCCAAAATTGGCAAAATCTGTGCAGATGCGGTGGCAAACATCAACTATATAGGCGCAGGAACTATCGAATTCCTGTACGAAAACGGCGAGTTTTATTTCATCGAAATGAACACCCGTTTGCAGGTTGAACACCCGGTCACAGAGTCGATCTTTGGTGTTGATCTGGTGCGCGAGCAAATCCGGGTGGCCGAAGGACTTCCGATGTCGTTCACCCAAGACGACCTTGAAATCAATGGCCATTCCATCGAGGTGCGTATCAACGCCGAGCGTTTGCCGAATTTCGCGCCCTGCCCGGGAATGATCACCCATTTTCACGCTCCGGGTGGCCTCGGTGTTCGCATGGATTCCGCTCTCTATGACGGCTACTCCATTCCGCCCTATTACGACAGCTTGATTGGAAAGCTGATCGTGCATGGACGGGACCGCCAAGAAGCGCTGTCACGTCTCAATCGCGCCCTCGGAGAGCTGATTGTGGATGGTATCGATACTACAATCCCGTTGTTCAGTCAGCTTTTGCAAGAAGACGATATTCACAGTGGTAACTATAATATCCACTGGCTGGAAAAATGGCTCGAAGCCACTTACGGGGCTTAA
- the accB gene encoding acetyl-CoA carboxylase biotin carboxyl carrier protein: MSKKTHDSDVAFIGALAEMLRANDLTEIEVMREYSDNDSLNVRVSRQNEVVTAIAAPVAAAPAVAAPIAAPAAAAAAPAAASDDPASHPGAVTSPMVGTVYLQAEPGTPAFISVGAQISEGDTLLIVEAMKTMNHIPAPRSGTVKRILVEDGATIEYGAPLVIIE; this comes from the coding sequence ATGAGCAAAAAAACACACGACTCTGACGTCGCCTTTATCGGAGCACTTGCAGAAATGCTGCGTGCCAACGATTTGACAGAAATCGAAGTGATGCGCGAATACAGCGACAACGACAGTTTGAACGTCCGGGTCAGCCGCCAAAACGAAGTGGTTACTGCCATCGCAGCCCCCGTCGCTGCAGCGCCCGCCGTCGCTGCCCCAATTGCCGCACCTGCCGCCGCTGCCGCTGCTCCGGCCGCAGCAAGCGATGACCCTGCAAGCCATCCGGGCGCAGTGACCTCTCCGATGGTCGGCACCGTCTATTTGCAGGCAGAACCAGGCACGCCAGCCTTCATCAGCGTTGGGGCTCAGATCTCCGAGGGTGACACGCTTTTGATTGTTGAGGCCATGAAAACCATGAACCACATTCCCGCGCCACGCTCGGGCACTGTGAAACGCATATTGGTCGAAGATGGTGCAACGATCGAATACGGCGCTCCTCTGGTCATCATCGAATAA